From the genome of Methylomonas sp. UP202, one region includes:
- the yhbY gene encoding ribosome assembly RNA-binding protein YhbY, translating to MNPIQKKQLKAQAHALNPVVMVGQAGLTPAVVKEVDQALLAHELIKVKIRAERDDRAAISEQICGETGAELVQSIGQIAVLFRPNPKK from the coding sequence GTGAATCCGATCCAAAAAAAACAACTGAAAGCCCAGGCGCACGCCCTCAACCCGGTAGTGATGGTCGGACAAGCCGGCTTGACGCCCGCCGTAGTGAAAGAAGTCGATCAAGCGCTACTCGCCCACGAACTGATTAAAGTCAAAATCCGCGCCGAAAGAGACGATCGCGCCGCGATCAGCGAACAAATCTGTGGGGAAACCGGTGCCGAACTGGTGCAATCGATAGGCCAAATCGCGGTGTTGTTCAGGCCCAACCCTAAGAAGTAA
- the carA gene encoding glutamine-hydrolyzing carbamoyl-phosphate synthase small subunit, which translates to MNKPALLVLEDGTVFHGASIGADGCSVGEVVFNTALTGYQEILSDPSYAKQIVTLTYPHIGNVGTNAEDDESAKVYASGLVVRDLPQLASNWRIEKTLPQYLREQNVVAIADIDTRQLTRLLRDKGAQRGCIMAGDAVDVEVAKAAIDGFPGLQGMDLAKEVTTARAYEWTETVWKLGEGHAQASNLTKHVVAYDFGVKRNILRLLVSRGCRVTVVPAQTPAEQVLAMNPDGVFLSNGPGDPEPCDYAIAAIRAIIEKKLPVFGICLGHQLLALASGAKTEKMKFGHHGANHPVQELASGRVMISSQNHGFAVSADSLPANLKPTYVSLFDGSLQGIARTDVPAFSFQGHPEASPGPHDVESLFDVFLEMMNQPRSA; encoded by the coding sequence TTGAATAAACCTGCATTACTGGTATTGGAAGACGGGACGGTGTTTCACGGGGCGTCGATCGGCGCCGACGGTTGTTCCGTGGGGGAAGTGGTATTTAACACGGCACTGACCGGTTATCAGGAAATACTCAGCGATCCGTCCTACGCCAAACAGATCGTCACTTTGACCTATCCGCATATCGGTAACGTCGGCACCAACGCCGAAGACGACGAATCGGCCAAGGTCTACGCCAGCGGTCTGGTCGTGCGTGATTTGCCGCAATTGGCCAGCAACTGGCGTATCGAAAAAACCTTGCCGCAATACTTGCGCGAACAAAACGTTGTCGCTATCGCCGACATCGATACCCGGCAATTGACCCGTCTGCTGCGCGATAAAGGCGCGCAACGCGGCTGCATCATGGCCGGCGATGCCGTCGACGTCGAGGTTGCCAAGGCCGCCATCGACGGTTTTCCAGGCTTGCAGGGTATGGATCTGGCTAAGGAAGTCACGACCGCGCGAGCCTACGAATGGACCGAGACGGTCTGGAAATTGGGCGAAGGCCACGCGCAAGCGTCGAATTTAACCAAGCACGTGGTGGCTTACGATTTCGGCGTCAAACGCAACATTCTCCGCTTGTTGGTCAGTCGCGGATGCCGGGTCACCGTCGTTCCGGCCCAAACGCCGGCCGAGCAGGTGTTGGCGATGAATCCCGACGGCGTGTTCTTGTCGAACGGCCCTGGCGATCCGGAGCCGTGCGATTACGCAATCGCCGCGATCCGAGCCATCATCGAGAAAAAATTGCCGGTGTTCGGCATCTGCCTGGGACACCAATTGCTGGCTTTGGCCAGCGGCGCTAAAACCGAGAAGATGAAATTTGGTCATCACGGCGCCAACCATCCGGTGCAGGAGTTGGCGAGCGGTCGGGTCATGATCAGCAGTCAAAACCACGGTTTCGCGGTCAGCGCCGACAGCCTGCCGGCTAACTTAAAGCCTACCTATGTGTCGTTGTTCGACGGCAGTTTGCAAGGCATTGCCCGTACCGACGTGCCGGCCTTCAGTTTTCAAGGTCATCCGGAAGCCAGCCCCGGCCCGCACGATGTCGAGTCCTTGTTCGACGTTTTTCTGGAAATGATGAACCAGCCTCGTTCCGCTTAA
- the ftsH gene encoding ATP-dependent zinc metalloprotease FtsH, translating to MIKNLVLWVVIAVVLMAVFNNFGARSARSDSNLSYSQLIDAVKAGQVQQVVIADNTVKGRMQTGDKFKTYMPNDPHLIDDLLGNGVEINVQPPEEPSMLMQVFVSFGPILLLIAVWVFFMRQMQGGGVGGRGGAMGFGKSKARMLDQDQNKVTFADVAGCDEAKEEVQEMVDFLKDPAKYQRLGGKVPRGALMVGPPGTGKTLLARAIAGEAKVPFFTISGSDFVEMFVGVGASRVRDMFDQAKKHAPCIIFIDEIDAVGRSRGAGLGGGNDEREQTLNQLLVEMDGFEGHEGIIVIAATNRADVLDKALLRPGRFDRQVVVGLPDVKGREQILNVHLKKVPAAEDVKIKYIAQGTPGFSGADLANLVNEAALFAARLNKRLVSMMDLEKAKDKLIMGAERRSMVMDEKEKKMTAYHEAGHAIVGRLVPEHDPVYKVSIMPRGRALGVTMFLPERDQYSASKCKLDSMISSLYGGRIAEELIFGWEQVSTGASNDIERATELARNMVTKWGLSQRLGPLAYSEEEGEIFLGRSVTQHKSVAEETSHTIDEEIRSIIDRNYERAEKILKDNMDILHAMADALMKYETIDKYQIDDLMERRPVREPKGWDDTPSSNTDAQTGPWDQKTPDSSIGGAAEQG from the coding sequence ATGATTAAAAATTTGGTTTTGTGGGTGGTTATCGCCGTTGTATTGATGGCCGTATTCAACAATTTCGGCGCGCGCTCGGCGCGTAGCGATTCGAACTTGTCGTATTCGCAGCTGATTGATGCGGTAAAAGCCGGACAAGTCCAGCAAGTAGTGATAGCCGACAACACGGTTAAGGGACGGATGCAGACCGGCGATAAATTCAAGACTTATATGCCCAACGATCCGCATTTGATCGATGATCTGTTGGGCAACGGCGTCGAAATCAATGTGCAGCCCCCCGAAGAACCTTCGATGCTAATGCAGGTGTTCGTGTCTTTTGGACCCATCCTGCTGTTGATTGCGGTTTGGGTGTTCTTCATGCGTCAAATGCAAGGCGGCGGAGTCGGTGGCCGCGGCGGTGCGATGGGCTTTGGTAAGAGCAAGGCCCGCATGCTGGATCAAGACCAGAACAAAGTGACCTTCGCCGATGTTGCCGGGTGCGACGAGGCCAAGGAAGAAGTTCAGGAAATGGTCGACTTCTTGAAAGATCCCGCCAAATATCAACGTCTCGGCGGTAAAGTACCGCGCGGCGCATTGATGGTCGGACCTCCGGGTACCGGTAAGACCTTGCTGGCTCGTGCGATTGCCGGCGAAGCCAAAGTGCCGTTCTTCACGATTTCCGGTTCGGATTTCGTTGAGATGTTTGTCGGTGTCGGTGCTTCTCGGGTCAGGGATATGTTCGATCAAGCCAAGAAACATGCGCCTTGCATCATTTTCATTGATGAGATCGATGCGGTTGGTCGTTCCCGCGGTGCCGGTTTGGGTGGCGGTAACGACGAGCGCGAACAAACCTTGAACCAGTTGTTGGTCGAAATGGACGGTTTCGAGGGGCACGAGGGTATTATTGTCATCGCGGCCACCAACCGTGCAGACGTCCTCGATAAAGCATTGTTGCGTCCCGGTCGTTTCGACCGTCAAGTGGTCGTCGGTTTGCCCGATGTCAAAGGCCGCGAACAGATACTGAACGTGCATTTGAAGAAAGTGCCGGCCGCCGAAGATGTAAAGATCAAATACATCGCGCAAGGCACGCCAGGGTTTTCCGGGGCTGATTTGGCTAACTTGGTCAACGAAGCGGCTTTGTTCGCGGCGCGTTTGAACAAGCGTCTGGTCAGCATGATGGACTTGGAAAAAGCCAAGGACAAATTGATCATGGGCGCCGAGCGGCGCTCGATGGTAATGGACGAGAAAGAAAAGAAAATGACTGCCTACCACGAAGCCGGTCATGCGATTGTCGGCCGCTTGGTTCCGGAGCACGACCCGGTGTACAAAGTCAGTATCATGCCGCGCGGACGGGCATTGGGCGTGACGATGTTCTTGCCGGAGCGCGACCAATACAGTGCCAGCAAATGCAAGTTGGACAGCATGATCTCCAGTTTATACGGCGGTCGGATTGCCGAAGAGTTGATTTTCGGTTGGGAACAGGTATCGACCGGTGCGTCCAACGACATCGAGAGAGCGACCGAGTTGGCCCGCAATATGGTCACCAAATGGGGCTTGTCGCAGCGCTTGGGGCCGTTAGCCTACAGCGAGGAAGAAGGCGAGATTTTTCTGGGTCGTTCGGTGACTCAACATAAGTCCGTCGCGGAAGAAACCTCCCATACGATAGACGAGGAAATTCGCTCCATCATCGACCGCAATTACGAGCGTGCAGAGAAGATCTTGAAGGACAATATGGATATCCTGCACGCGATGGCCGACGCGTTGATGAAATACGAAACGATCGACAAATATCAAATCGACGACTTGATGGAAAGACGGCCGGTACGGGAGCCAAAGGGTTGGGATGATACTCCGTCCTCCAACACCGACGCGCAAACCGGTCCTTGGGATCAAAAAACACCCGATTCTTCGATCGGCGGCGCCGCGGAACAAGGCTAA
- the glmM gene encoding phosphoglucosamine mutase has translation MAKKYFGTDGIRGKVGEPPITADFLLKLGWAAGKVFAKESNGFVLVGKDTRISGYMFESALEAGLSAAGVDTRLLGPMPTPGIAYLTRTFRASAGIVISASHNPYYDNGIKFFSVDGTKLPDEVEQQIEQYLDMPMTTVESSRLGKAKRVNDAAGRYIEFCKASVPAHLDFKGIRIVIDCANGATYHIAPHVFSELGAEVVTIAAEPDGLNINDECGATKPELLAAKVMEFRADVGIALDGDGDRIIMVDHKGEIVDGDELIYIIARSRQAEGKLVGPVVGTLMSNLGMEHALKSVGVPLLRAKVGDRYVMEMLTENKGMLGGEGSGHIICLDKTTTGDGIVSALQVLAEMQKSGQNLHELKSGMKKYPQVLINVKTDKKVKIDEIASLKQAVENVEKKLGEKGRVLLRSSGTEPLIRVMVEGVDEDDVNKYANQLASDVKKAIPA, from the coding sequence ATGGCAAAGAAATATTTCGGAACCGATGGCATCAGGGGCAAGGTGGGCGAGCCGCCGATTACCGCGGATTTTTTACTCAAGTTAGGTTGGGCCGCCGGTAAGGTGTTTGCCAAGGAGAGCAACGGATTCGTATTGGTAGGTAAAGATACCCGGATCTCGGGTTATATGTTCGAATCGGCGCTGGAAGCCGGTTTGTCCGCGGCGGGCGTCGATACTCGCTTATTAGGACCCATGCCTACGCCGGGAATCGCTTACCTGACTCGAACCTTTCGTGCCAGCGCCGGTATCGTTATTAGCGCCTCGCACAATCCTTACTACGATAACGGTATTAAATTCTTCTCGGTTGACGGTACCAAGTTGCCGGACGAAGTCGAGCAGCAGATTGAGCAATATCTCGACATGCCGATGACAACCGTGGAGTCGTCTAGATTAGGTAAGGCCAAGCGGGTCAACGACGCGGCCGGCCGGTATATCGAGTTTTGCAAGGCCTCGGTGCCGGCGCATTTGGACTTCAAGGGCATTCGTATCGTGATCGACTGCGCGAACGGCGCCACCTATCACATCGCGCCGCATGTTTTCAGCGAGTTGGGTGCGGAAGTCGTAACGATCGCCGCCGAGCCGGACGGCTTGAACATCAACGACGAATGCGGCGCCACCAAGCCGGAACTGTTGGCAGCCAAAGTCATGGAGTTTCGCGCCGATGTCGGAATTGCCTTGGACGGCGACGGCGATCGCATCATCATGGTCGACCACAAGGGCGAAATCGTCGATGGCGACGAATTAATTTATATCATCGCCCGTTCCCGTCAGGCTGAAGGTAAATTGGTCGGTCCCGTGGTGGGTACCCTGATGTCCAATCTTGGCATGGAGCACGCGCTAAAATCCGTGGGCGTGCCGCTGCTCCGCGCCAAAGTCGGCGACCGCTACGTGATGGAAATGCTGACCGAAAATAAGGGTATGCTGGGGGGAGAAGGTTCCGGCCACATCATTTGTCTGGATAAGACCACGACCGGCGACGGTATCGTCTCGGCGTTGCAAGTACTGGCGGAAATGCAGAAGTCGGGCCAGAACTTGCATGAACTCAAATCCGGCATGAAAAAGTACCCGCAGGTTTTGATTAACGTCAAAACCGATAAAAAAGTCAAAATCGATGAAATTGCCAGCCTGAAACAGGCCGTCGAAAACGTGGAAAAGAAGCTCGGGGAAAAAGGCCGGGTATTGCTGCGATCTTCGGGAACGGAGCCGCTAATTCGCGTGATGGTCGAAGGCGTGGACGAAGACGACGTCAATAAATATGCCAATCAATTGGCGAGCGACGTCAAGAAAGCCATCCCGGCTTGA
- the greA gene encoding transcription elongation factor GreA, producing MQKFPLTVVGANKLRAELEELKTVVRPRIIQAIAEAREHGDLKENAEYHAAREQQSFAEGRIAEIEGKLSNANIIDVTKTDANGKVVFGATVEIEDTGSGKVVVYQIVGEDEANIKEGRISVGSPIARALIGKEVEDVVVVKAPGGDIEYEIISVKYI from the coding sequence ATGCAGAAATTTCCGTTGACCGTGGTCGGCGCCAATAAATTGCGCGCCGAACTGGAAGAGTTGAAAACCGTGGTTCGACCGCGCATTATTCAGGCGATCGCCGAAGCGCGCGAGCACGGCGATTTGAAGGAGAACGCGGAATATCATGCCGCGCGCGAACAGCAAAGTTTTGCGGAGGGCCGAATTGCCGAGATCGAAGGCAAGTTGTCGAATGCCAATATTATCGATGTGACCAAAACCGATGCCAACGGAAAGGTGGTGTTCGGCGCTACCGTCGAAATCGAGGATACCGGTTCCGGTAAGGTGGTTGTCTATCAAATCGTCGGCGAGGACGAAGCCAATATTAAGGAAGGGCGAATTTCGGTCGGTTCGCCGATAGCCAGGGCTTTGATCGGCAAGGAAGTCGAGGATGTAGTAGTCGTCAAGGCGCCGGGCGGCGATATCGAGTACGAAATTATTTCAGTAAAATATATTTAG
- a CDS encoding Spy/CpxP family protein refolding chaperone, giving the protein MNKPFSYLALMLALPIAAQAQPTFGSAPRDWAVMYANNDVDPELEGPAHGGRPPHHQGKHPGGELPPYLAKLELSEQQKTAIKALIKTTLGEPGAKRDEFRDAVREQHKLSFSSEFSEDAAAKLIDNQLAEQRRAMLQKAKLDNGVFKLLTSEQQQAMLADMAKRDH; this is encoded by the coding sequence ATGAACAAACCATTTTCTTATTTAGCACTGATGTTGGCGCTACCGATCGCCGCCCAGGCTCAACCGACGTTCGGCTCCGCGCCGCGCGATTGGGCGGTCATGTACGCCAATAACGATGTTGATCCTGAATTGGAGGGGCCCGCGCACGGCGGGCGGCCGCCGCATCATCAGGGTAAACATCCCGGTGGTGAGTTGCCGCCTTATCTGGCCAAGTTGGAGCTGTCCGAGCAGCAGAAAACCGCGATTAAGGCGCTGATCAAGACTACGCTCGGCGAACCCGGCGCCAAGCGCGACGAATTTCGGGACGCGGTGCGCGAACAGCATAAACTGTCGTTTTCCAGCGAATTTTCCGAGGACGCCGCCGCGAAGTTAATCGACAATCAATTGGCCGAACAACGTCGCGCCATGCTGCAAAAAGCCAAGTTGGACAACGGTGTTTTCAAGCTGTTGACCAGCGAACAACAGCAAGCGATGTTGGCCGACATGGCCAAGCGCGATCATTGA
- the carB gene encoding carbamoyl-phosphate synthase large subunit: MPKRTDIKSILLLGAGPIVIGQACEFDYSGTQACKALREEGYRVILVNSNPATIMTDPDMADAIYIEPIDWQTVEKIIEKERPDAVLPTMGGQTALNCALALDKHGVLAKYGVEMIGATKEAINKAEDRDLFNQAMRKIGLEVARSQVAHSMEEAFAAQEKVGYPTIIRPSFTMGGSGGGIAYNREEFIEICERGLYLSPTNELLIEESVLGWKEFEMEVVRDSKDNCIIICSIENFDPMGVHTGDSITVAPAQTLTDKEYQILRNASLAVLREIGVDTGGSNVQFAINPDNGRLIVIEMNPRVSRSSALASKATGFPIAKVAAKLAVGFTLDELKNEITGGKTPASFEPTIDYVVTKVPRFAFEKFPQANDRLTTQMKSVGEVMAIGRTFQESLQKALRGLEVGVDGLDEIADLGDANSEDIILRELRYPGPQRLWYLADAFRSGLNFQEIHQASKIDPWFLAQVEDLINTEKTLATKTLATLEPGELLRLKRKGFSDKRLAKLLETKESEVRNVRHKKGVRPVYKRIDSCAAEFASDTAYLYSTYEQECEANPSSREKIVILGGGPNRIGQGIEFDYCCVHAALALREDGYETIMINCNPETVSTDFDTSDRLYFEPLTLEDVLEIIDLEKPKGVIVQYGGQTPLKLARALEAAGAPIIGTSPDSIDLAEDRERFQKLLERLNLLQPPNATARSVEQAVASAKEIGYPLVVRPSYVLGGRAMEIVFNEEGLRRYMKEAVSVSNDSPVLLDRFLDDAVEMDVDAIYDGETVLIGGLMEHIEQAGVHSGDSACSLPPYDLPLHIQDQLRAQVAKMAEALGVRGLMNTQFAIQGETIFVLEVNPRASRTAPFVSKATGYPLAKIAARCMAGKSLKEQGVTEERIPEYFSVKEAVFPFIKFPGVDPLLGPEMKSTGEVMGVGKTFGEAFAKSQRASGVDLSHSGKVLISIRDADKAKLPELARMLIAKNYEIVATRGTARVLREAGIACQEVFKVNEGRPHTVDMIKNGEIQLVVNTTEGVKAVADSFTMRREALQRRVTYYTTMAGARAACYALGELEAGDVNCLRDLHQTFNG; this comes from the coding sequence ATGCCAAAAAGAACCGACATAAAATCGATTTTGTTACTGGGCGCCGGACCGATCGTGATCGGTCAGGCTTGCGAGTTCGACTACTCCGGCACCCAGGCCTGCAAAGCCTTGCGCGAAGAAGGCTACCGGGTAATCCTGGTCAACTCCAATCCGGCGACGATCATGACCGATCCGGACATGGCCGACGCGATTTACATCGAGCCTATCGACTGGCAAACCGTCGAGAAAATCATCGAAAAAGAGCGTCCCGACGCGGTGCTGCCGACGATGGGCGGCCAGACCGCGCTGAATTGCGCGTTGGCCTTGGACAAGCATGGCGTTCTGGCCAAATACGGCGTCGAAATGATCGGCGCCACCAAGGAAGCCATCAACAAGGCCGAGGATCGCGATCTGTTCAACCAGGCGATGCGCAAGATCGGCCTGGAAGTAGCGCGCTCGCAAGTCGCTCATAGCATGGAGGAAGCTTTCGCGGCTCAGGAAAAAGTTGGCTATCCGACCATCATCCGGCCGTCGTTTACGATGGGCGGTAGCGGTGGCGGTATTGCCTACAATCGCGAGGAATTCATTGAGATTTGCGAGCGCGGCTTGTATTTGTCGCCGACCAACGAACTGTTGATCGAAGAATCGGTTTTGGGCTGGAAAGAGTTCGAGATGGAGGTGGTCCGCGATTCCAAGGATAACTGCATCATCATTTGCTCTATCGAGAATTTCGACCCGATGGGCGTGCATACCGGCGATTCGATTACCGTCGCGCCGGCGCAAACCCTGACCGACAAGGAATATCAGATTCTGCGTAACGCTTCGCTGGCGGTATTGCGGGAGATCGGGGTCGATACCGGCGGTTCCAACGTGCAGTTCGCGATCAACCCCGACAATGGTCGTTTGATTGTCATCGAGATGAATCCGCGCGTGTCGCGCTCGTCGGCATTGGCTTCCAAAGCCACCGGCTTTCCGATTGCCAAGGTTGCCGCCAAATTGGCGGTCGGTTTTACGTTGGACGAACTCAAAAACGAGATCACCGGCGGTAAGACGCCGGCGTCGTTCGAGCCGACCATCGACTACGTCGTCACGAAAGTACCTCGCTTTGCGTTCGAAAAGTTTCCGCAAGCCAACGACCGGTTGACCACCCAGATGAAATCGGTCGGCGAGGTGATGGCGATAGGCCGCACCTTTCAGGAATCGCTGCAAAAAGCCTTGCGCGGCTTGGAAGTCGGAGTTGACGGTCTCGACGAAATTGCCGATCTGGGCGACGCCAACAGCGAAGACATCATCCTGCGGGAATTGCGCTATCCCGGCCCGCAACGCTTGTGGTATTTGGCCGACGCTTTTCGGAGCGGTTTGAACTTCCAAGAAATTCATCAAGCATCGAAAATCGACCCTTGGTTCCTGGCGCAAGTCGAGGATTTGATCAATACCGAAAAAACCTTGGCCACCAAAACCCTGGCGACCTTGGAGCCCGGCGAATTGCTGCGGCTCAAACGCAAGGGGTTTTCCGACAAACGACTGGCGAAGCTGCTGGAAACCAAGGAATCGGAAGTGCGCAACGTGCGTCATAAGAAAGGGGTGCGTCCGGTCTACAAGCGCATCGATTCCTGCGCGGCTGAATTTGCATCGGATACCGCCTATCTGTACTCAACCTACGAACAAGAGTGCGAGGCGAATCCATCCTCTCGGGAAAAAATCGTTATTTTGGGCGGCGGTCCTAACCGGATCGGGCAGGGTATTGAATTCGACTATTGTTGTGTACATGCGGCGCTGGCCCTGCGGGAAGACGGTTACGAAACCATCATGATCAACTGCAATCCGGAGACGGTATCCACCGACTTCGATACGTCGGATCGCTTGTATTTCGAGCCGCTAACGCTGGAGGACGTGCTGGAAATCATCGATCTGGAAAAACCCAAGGGCGTCATCGTCCAATACGGCGGACAAACGCCGCTGAAACTGGCGCGAGCGCTGGAAGCGGCCGGCGCGCCGATTATCGGCACTTCGCCTGATTCGATTGATTTGGCCGAAGATCGCGAACGCTTCCAGAAGTTGCTGGAACGCTTGAATTTGCTGCAGCCACCGAATGCCACCGCCCGTTCGGTCGAACAGGCCGTCGCGTCGGCGAAGGAAATCGGCTACCCGTTGGTGGTAAGGCCGTCCTACGTATTGGGCGGTCGGGCGATGGAAATCGTGTTCAACGAGGAAGGCCTGCGCCGTTATATGAAGGAAGCGGTTAGCGTTTCCAACGATTCGCCAGTGTTGCTGGATAGATTTTTGGACGATGCCGTGGAAATGGATGTCGACGCGATTTACGACGGCGAAACCGTTCTGATCGGCGGCTTGATGGAGCATATCGAGCAAGCGGGCGTGCATTCCGGCGATTCGGCCTGTTCTTTGCCGCCTTACGATTTGCCGCTGCATATCCAGGATCAGTTGCGGGCGCAGGTTGCGAAAATGGCCGAAGCGTTAGGCGTTCGCGGCTTGATGAATACCCAGTTCGCGATTCAAGGCGAGACCATCTTTGTGCTGGAGGTCAATCCGCGAGCTTCGCGGACCGCGCCGTTCGTGTCCAAGGCGACCGGCTATCCATTGGCGAAAATCGCCGCGCGCTGCATGGCCGGTAAATCCTTGAAAGAGCAAGGGGTTACCGAAGAGCGTATTCCCGAATATTTCTCGGTCAAGGAAGCGGTGTTTCCTTTCATTAAATTCCCCGGCGTAGACCCGTTGTTGGGGCCGGAGATGAAGTCTACCGGCGAGGTAATGGGCGTCGGCAAGACCTTTGGAGAAGCCTTCGCCAAGTCGCAAAGGGCTTCAGGCGTGGATTTGAGCCATAGTGGTAAGGTGCTGATCAGTATCCGCGACGCCGACAAGGCAAAATTGCCGGAATTGGCGCGAATGTTGATCGCCAAGAACTACGAGATCGTCGCGACGCGCGGTACCGCGCGGGTTCTGAGGGAAGCGGGCATCGCCTGCCAGGAAGTGTTCAAGGTGAACGAAGGCCGGCCGCATACCGTGGACATGATTAAAAATGGAGAAATCCAATTAGTCGTCAATACCACCGAAGGGGTCAAGGCGGTGGCGGATTCGTTCACGATGCGGCGTGAGGCCTTGCAGCGCAGGGTCACCTATTACACGACGATGGCCGGCGCTCGCGCCGCGTGCTACGCCTTGGGCGAACTCGAAGCCGGCGATGTTAATTGCCTGCGGGATTTACATCAAACCTTTAACGGATGA
- a CDS encoding response regulator transcription factor codes for MNTVLIIDDDTELAALFGEYLQQEGFGVDIANDGATGLAKALSGGYQLAILDIMLPDIKGTEVLAKIRAESRLPILMFTAKGDDVDRIIGLESGADDYVPKPCTPRELVARIRAILRRVQRDTATSSGPIVAGPLKIWSEKRKALWFERDLELTSTEFNLLETLASHVGHIVSKNELSEKALGRPLARFDRSIDVHMSSIRQKLGTQQDGRSYIQTVRGQGYQMIKA; via the coding sequence ATGAACACTGTACTGATTATCGACGACGACACCGAACTGGCCGCGCTGTTCGGCGAATACCTGCAACAGGAAGGGTTTGGCGTGGACATTGCCAACGACGGCGCCACCGGCCTGGCAAAAGCCCTGTCCGGCGGGTATCAACTGGCGATCTTGGACATCATGCTCCCCGACATCAAAGGCACCGAAGTCCTCGCAAAAATTCGCGCCGAAAGCCGTTTGCCGATTCTGATGTTTACCGCCAAGGGCGACGACGTCGACCGAATCATCGGCCTTGAGTCCGGTGCCGACGACTACGTCCCCAAACCGTGTACGCCCCGCGAATTGGTGGCGCGGATACGTGCGATTTTGCGGCGGGTTCAGCGCGATACCGCGACCTCATCCGGCCCTATCGTTGCCGGACCGCTGAAGATCTGGAGCGAGAAACGCAAAGCGCTGTGGTTCGAGCGCGACTTGGAACTGACCAGCACCGAGTTCAATTTGCTGGAAACCCTGGCCAGCCACGTCGGCCATATCGTCAGCAAGAACGAGTTGTCGGAGAAAGCCCTGGGCCGGCCGCTGGCGCGCTTCGACCGCAGCATCGACGTACACATGAGCAGTATTCGCCAGAAACTCGGCACTCAACAGGACGGCCGCTCCTATATCCAGA
- the rlmE gene encoding 23S rRNA (uridine(2552)-2'-O)-methyltransferase RlmE — protein MARSKSSHQWMQEHFQDEYVKKAQALGYRSRAVFKLIEIQEKDKILRPGMNVVDLGAAPGGWSEYARKMLAKSDKVVALDLLAIEPIAGVDFIEGDFREDEVLQQLYQVLDGRPVHLLLSDMAPNMSGSRETDQPRAIYLGELALDAAEQFLIQGGTFLIKMFQGAGFDEYYNQVRLRFNSVAIRKPKASRPRSNEVYILAKGFKK, from the coding sequence ATGGCACGCAGCAAAAGTAGTCATCAATGGATGCAGGAACATTTTCAAGACGAGTATGTCAAGAAGGCCCAAGCGTTGGGATATCGTTCCCGTGCCGTTTTTAAGCTGATTGAAATTCAAGAAAAGGACAAGATTTTACGGCCGGGAATGAATGTCGTCGATTTGGGCGCCGCTCCCGGCGGTTGGTCGGAGTACGCTCGCAAGATGCTGGCGAAAAGCGACAAGGTGGTCGCGCTGGATTTACTCGCTATCGAGCCGATTGCCGGCGTTGACTTTATCGAAGGCGATTTTCGCGAGGACGAGGTGTTGCAACAACTTTATCAAGTGCTGGATGGTCGACCGGTACACTTGTTATTGTCGGATATGGCCCCCAATATGAGTGGTAGCCGGGAAACCGATCAACCGCGGGCCATCTACTTAGGCGAGCTGGCATTGGATGCCGCCGAGCAGTTTCTAATCCAAGGGGGGACCTTTTTAATAAAAATGTTTCAAGGCGCTGGTTTCGACGAGTACTATAATCAGGTGCGGCTACGCTTCAACAGCGTGGCAATCCGTAAGCCGAAAGCGTCGCGACCCAGGAGTAACGAGGTCTATATCCTGGCGAAAGGATTTAAAAAATAA